TTAAGAAGTGATAACATTTAGATATTATCTAATGCGAAATTCATGATCACGATAGGCTACAGCAGCCTGTTGTGGAAAATGTTCCTAACCGTCTTGATCAGGCTAAGATTAAGAATAGTTCAAATACTACAAAATGTGATCTGTAatacttttcttcttttttttcaacaGCAAAGAGAACGTTTTGCTATTGGTCGGTTTTAGGACGTACGTATATCGTGAATTCTTGGACGAATCTACGTATCAAACGTAGCCCCATCCGCTGTGGCAGTTCGGTGGATGTAGCCTACCGTGGGCGTACAGCAGTTTGTGGTTGTGGCCGTAGCCTACCTAATGTGGGCTTCTCCTCGGACTCTTACATTTGGAGCTGCCGTATTGCAATATGTCAGAGTACGTCAGCGCAAGTCCAAGCAAAGTAAAATAGGTTAACTTACGGCAAACCTACTGCAGAGACACAAGCTGTTTTGACAGGTCACACCTCCAGATAGATGATATTGTTATTCTCTCCTTCACTAGCAAACGTAGATTTTGCTTTATCCTCTGCATTTGGATCGAGCTCACCTGACCCTCTGGCCACTCGCggacctggtgtgtgtgcatgcagcagTATGGATCAGACGAGGCTTCTAACGGAGAACGTCCACCGGTCTCTTTCAATATATCGAGCCCGTTACCCGTGGCTACTTCAAGGGTAAGGAGGTTCGCTCAGGAGAGACGAGCGCTCCCTCAGCCGAGAGTGATGGTGGTATTCTCGGCCGCAAGTGAGACTGATAAACCAGCCGATGCGATGTCGAGTTCGGACTCTGCAGAGGATGATTTCCGAAAGCCAGCTACCCCCGCACCAAACCTCAACCTTGGCAAGTCTCTCCGTTCCACACTTAACGCATCTGAAGAGGTAAGGATGggcgtttgttgttgtttattctGGCTGCTGTCTAAAGGGGATTAAAGGGTTTACTGTGAGTGCGCTGGTCATAGCCAAACTGTTATAAACATCGCCATCTCTGTCGCTCTCCACCGACATTTTTTTTCACCATGTGTAGCGTATTTCTAAATATGTAGGTtacatataggcctatttgAATTATTTTCCTTTCTCCGGTAAATTATATAGATCTATCTCCACAGGCAACAGATGAACTATCCGAGTAGCTCTTTCTTTCGTGGTCTTTATTTTGATTGGTCCAGCACCCCATATAAAGGGCTGGTCCCCTGTCCTAATTGGCTCCTTTTCAATGTAGCTCTCCTGGGATTGACCTTCTTTAATCGTGTCTGGGGAAGCCCATGTGCAAAGTGTCAAGCGTATTGACATGGGGCGGATATACTCAATATGTCCTGTCGAGATTTGGCCTGTGATTAGAATAATATCCTTAGTTGTAAGCCTGTAATTGCCACTGGTTATTAATAGCATGAGCATGTAGTCAAGATGATCTAAAGTGACAAAGGACATCCAGGCCATGGGAATCAAAATCATATTTTGAAATGAGTATCTTTCAGCATTTGTTACCTATCTGACAGATAATGTGTGCTGCTGCAGGCACTAGTACAAGTTGTCCCAGACCAGTAATATAATGTTCTTCTATCCAATCACCAGGAGTTTCCTGAGGTAATCCCTCTCAATGTGGGAGGCACCAACTTCACCACCAGGTTGTCCACTCTGCGGCGATATGATGACACCATGCTGGCAGCAATGTTCAGCGGGCGTCATCACATTCCACGTGATGCTGAAGGGCGCTTCTTTATCGACCGCGATGGGGCGTACTTCGGGTGAGGCCTATTCTTCATTCAACAAAACATATTGTTGCAAGTATTGCCTCTTATTTTAATGGAAGTTGGGGCATCTACCGACTCTGTTCTGGCAAAGCAGTATCATCACATAATTTCTAAGAACCAAACGACAGAGGGTAGGATTTCGTTTCAAGTATAAACTGACTGAACCTTGAAAAAACTGCatagtgtgtttatgtatacacacactgtagggGGGTCAaattgctgagcggttagggagtctggcttttaatcagaaggttgccgattcgattcccggccctgcaaatgacgttgtgtctttgggcaaggcacttcaccctacttgcctcggggagaatgtccctgtattgactgtgagtcgctctggacaagagcgtctgctaaatgactaaatgtaaatgtatgcacGATGTGTGTGCTTGCTCCTGAATACAGAGACATCTTAAACTTCCTGCGAGAAGGTGAACTACCTCAGAGAGACCGTGTGAGGGCGGTGCACAGAGAGGCTCAGTACTACGCTATTGGTCCTCTGCTGGACAGCTTGGAGGACGCTCAGCCACTCACAGGAGAGAGAGTTCGCCAGTCCTTCCTTGATCTGATGCCCTACTACAAGGGTGACTGGCTCtccccactctcacacactgaacAAGCAGGGTGGTTTAACCTGTACATCTTTTGACAGATGGTAACGTTGCAGCCACATTTACCGTATACAACACATTTAACAGAATGCATTCGTTTGATCAAGAGCTAAAAATGACACCTCTGATGAACTAAACCGGGTCATGTTGCTCCCGCTGCACTGTGTAAAATTGCAACGACATGCTTTAATTCCTCCTTGTTTTGTTGAAATGTAGATGCATTTCATATGGATAAAAAAATTAAACGCACAAAGAGCATTCACAATTGCAAGGAAAGTGCCGCACTTCAGCACTAACTGAAGCTCTTCTCCCCAGACAATCTGGAGCGCATCGTGGAGATCGCCAAGCTGCGGGCCATGCAGAGGAAGGCGCGCTTCGCCAAGCTGAAGATCTGCGTCTACAAGGAGGAGATGCCCATCACGCCGTACGAGCGGCCGCTCTTCAACTCGCTGCGCTTCGAGCGCACCGAGAGCGAGGCCAAGCTGTTCGAGCACCACTGCGAGGTGGACGTGTCCTTCGGGCCCTGGGAGGCGGTGGCGGACGTCTATGACCTCCTCCACTGCATCGTCAGCGACCTGGCGGAGCGCGGCATCACGGCCGACCAGCAGTGCATCGGCGTTTGCGACAAGCACCTCATCAACCACTACTATTGCAAAAGGCCCATCTACGAGTTCAAGATCACGTGGTGGTGAAGGGCGGGCGAGGCGAGTGTCGTCGTCGCGTGAAGGGGAACATCTCATTGTGGTTCCAATGAGTCTGGAGGTGGACAGTGAGTTTGTGAATGGGCAGGCCTTTGTTTCCATCCTGATCCTATTAGCCAAGAGTCATCAGTGACCTCACCCTCTTCTTCGAGATTTGAAACCGACTCATGCTGCTGAGATTGTAGACAGGTGAGATTCTGGCTTTGACGCTTGTATTTTGTGACCCAATTGctcgtttttgtttgtttgtttcttcgTTGCCAGCATTTACCCAAGTCGCAGTAATGGCAGCGTACTCTTTTGcttattttatttcattaaaCTCTGGGAGTTTTGTGCACCTTCAGGCATTAGCTTGTGAACTGTCCAAGGTTTTTCTTTTATAAAAGGGTAACATTGATCTAATTTTGTGTCTACATGTTATTCTGTTCCCTTTGGCTTTAACCGTACTTTTTTGAAGTTTTTCCTGGTACAGTATGTGATTTTGGTTACCTTTGGTAGCTGAGGAGAGCCCTCACAACTGAACTAGATGCAGCTTAACAAGCTGCTGAGATATTTTCCATGTACTGTAAATAgctacatgtaaatgttttatttttgttacTTATACTGATTCTGTCAATGCTTTTTCACCTAATTAATTAGGATTCAGATTTTGTCAGGCCATTAATAATGTgcagcttgtctgtctgtgattAGCGTGTGTCGAAAAGTCTAAACTCAACCTGACACAATTAAGTTTATTGTGGTTCAATAGGCAGTTGTTGGACTACCATAGTGAATGTGTGTCACAGTTGTTTTCACAACTGCTTATTTTGAAGTGCAGTGGTCATTTTCGCCTTCTCTGAAAACTGTACACTGACTTCCAGAAAAAAGTATTtgtttttaaccaaattctacacaTCCTGTGCAACATATTCTTTTCATCATTTCCGTTTTGGAAACCCAAAGGAAATTAGAGAGTTGAAAATGAAGTAGGGTAAAGGAGCAAGGGCTAGGTTATCTGACCTTGATTGGTTTCTGTGAGATACCAAATTACAAAGTTGTTTAACTGAACATTGAAAACAATGCATGTGCTTCCTGCTTAAGATAATCTCTGAAACAGAACTTATAGATCACTTCTGGAAACAGTATTTCTAGGTTACCTAGATGGAGTGTCTTCTCACAAGCTCGCAGTAGGAGAGATCTAAAAACATCGACTTCtctgtaaaagaagaacatCACACATTCAGTGGTGACATCTTTGGGTCATAGAGGATCAGTACATTCCTAAATTGAACAGATTTCGCTGATACGTTGCATGTATCTATTTGCCACAAAATATAGTACACTAATTTGACCTTCTTTAGCAGCATGGTATGGATAAGCAGTTTCATATGGTCATTTTATATAATGTTTTTACTGATATATTAGAATTTCTGCTTAAGTGCCTTTTATTAAGGGCATGATTCTCAAACAAATAGTTTAATAAATCAAGAATCACCTGACCACAAATAGTTTTTCTTTCTGGACATGGGGATTATGCAGTCACTCTGTCCTTGTCACTCTGTTGTGTTTAGTCATCTGATAAAATTGTTAAAAATGTTAGTCCCAATAGATTGTATGATGTCAGGATATATCCTTTTCTTCGAGGGCTCGGGATCAAATGATGATGTGCAATTTTCTGTGTGCAACACACCTGTGTTTTCTCTATTCCACTTTGAAGGAAGAACCCATCAATGGTATGTTGAAAATATTTATTTACCGTGTAGTTATACATTTAAAGACAATTAGAACCAAACACATGACGGTGTACTGTGTTATTGGTTGTCAGATTTCCCAGACAGTTCTTGTTGTGTTCTTGTTCTGTGCAATCAATGTCATGTTATATGCAGGTTTCAGTTGGGACTTATTTGATCCCATTTCCCCTTCCCTGTTTATCAGGATTAGATTGCTACTCCGTTGACAAGTGTTCTAGATCCCCATTTCTTGCTGTTAGGTGTCAATTCTAAAATCATATAGAGGGCTCAACTGCCTGATTTTGGAAGGAAatacagttttatttatttatttattgaaatgttTAAGGCATTTGAAAAATAATGATTGTTATTTGCACATTTTAAAATTACAACCTTGGCTGGTGAATGTGTATTTGCAGATTCCGTAGATGGTCCAGTAAAAACCTGGCTGCTCCTGGCATGGGACAGTTGAAAAAAATGCACAGCTTGACTTACTACAGTATTAAGTTGGCAAGAATACTATCTTGTTTTAACATACTGTTGCATTATTTGTTGTAATGCTATGCTGTACTGTGCTAATAGTTATGTATATTTCATGTTTTTTATAATAAGATTCAAATACAGTTTGCCTTAGTCTGTACATTGGTCCCTGTAGTCATTTTTTCCTCCTGTCAATAAAATGCATATTTTATACTGATCACTTCATCAATTAACACACAGTGCATGGACAAAGGGTAGCACACTGTAGAAATAAACTAGAAACATCCTAGTTGTTGAATATATCATTATTTTGCAGACCGGGCAGTGTTAAACAAATGTAACAATATGTCCAACAATAAAACATTGTGAAAATTCCGATTAATGTTCACACTGAACTCCCACCGCTAGAGGCGCACCAAGCTCCGCCTCCTATTATACTCACCATCCAGATTCACTCTGAAACAAGGAGTACAGTAAGCGAGGTTCACTGGTCTGAGAAgtcgtccttgagaactgtaataTAAGGTAAGGATTAAATGATATTGCCAGGTCATGTGCAAAATACCGATCAA
This window of the Osmerus mordax isolate fOsmMor3 chromosome 19, fOsmMor3.pri, whole genome shotgun sequence genome carries:
- the kctd7 gene encoding BTB/POZ domain-containing protein KCTD7 isoform X3, with translation MQQYGSDEASNGERPPVSFNISSPLPVATSRVRRFAQERRALPQPRVMVVFSAASETDKPADAMSSSDSAEDDFRKPATPAPNLNLGKSLRSTLNASEEFPEVIPLNVGGTNFTTRLSTLRRYDDTMLAAMFSGRHHIPRDAEGRFFIDRDGAYFGDILNFLREGELPQRDRVRAVHREAQYYAIGPLLDSLEDAQPLTGERVRQSFLDLMPYYKDNLERIVEIAKLRAMQRKARFAKLKICVYKEEMPITPYERPLFNSLRFERTESEAKLFEHHCEVDVSFGPWEAVADVYDLLHCIVSDLAERGITADQQCIGVCDKHLINHYYCKRPIYEFKITWW
- the kctd7 gene encoding BTB/POZ domain-containing protein KCTD7 isoform X2, with protein sequence MQQYGSDEASNGERPPVSFNISSPLPVATSRVRRFAQERRALPQPRVMVVFSAASETDKPADAMSSSDSAEDDFRKPATPAPNLNLGKSLRSTLNASEEEFPEVIPLNVGGTNFTTRLSTLRRYDDTMLAAMFSGRHHIPRDAEGRFFIDRDGAYFGDILNFLREGELPQRDRVRAVHREAQYYAIGPLLDSLEDAQPLTGERVRQSFLDLMPYYKDNLERIVEIAKLRAMQRKARFAKLKICVYKEEMPITPYERPLFNSLRFERTESEAKLFEHHCEVDVSFGPWEAVADVYDLLHCIVSDLAERGITADQQCIGVCDKHLINHYYCKRPIYEFKITWW
- the kctd7 gene encoding BTB/POZ domain-containing protein KCTD7 isoform X1; the protein is MQQYGSDEASNGERPPVSFNISSPLPVATSRVRRFAQERRALPQPRVMVVFSAASETDKPADAMSSSDSAEDDFRKPATPAPNLNLGKSLRSTLNASEEVRMGEFPEVIPLNVGGTNFTTRLSTLRRYDDTMLAAMFSGRHHIPRDAEGRFFIDRDGAYFGDILNFLREGELPQRDRVRAVHREAQYYAIGPLLDSLEDAQPLTGERVRQSFLDLMPYYKDNLERIVEIAKLRAMQRKARFAKLKICVYKEEMPITPYERPLFNSLRFERTESEAKLFEHHCEVDVSFGPWEAVADVYDLLHCIVSDLAERGITADQQCIGVCDKHLINHYYCKRPIYEFKITWW